In a single window of the Candidatus Methylomirabilota bacterium genome:
- a CDS encoding TonB-dependent receptor, translating into MYGTHTGRPSGGNAMRGTLALAVGLVGGLIIGYSADTAWAQEPEVPQEASPLEAFELPAVEVIEHTPVPALGIPIEKYPGNVQEMASEEVESQNPPDLSDMLYRNLGSVNINAAQNNPWQNDVTFRGFLASPLTGSPIGLSVYMDGMRFNDGFGETVNWDLIPQSAIAEIDLIPGSNPVFGLNTLGGALNIRTKRGFDFQGTEIEASGGSFGRWAVEAEHGVAHGPFDLYLTFNALDEHGWREHSPSDLRQLFSRIGYKTERTDLNLNYIWADNDLIGNGLVPESTLARDRDAVHTFPDRTENRMHLLNLRGSRRITDALLLSGNGFYRYYKRKTLNGDAEVGCMDDATGEGVFDAGGRPLHLGLCAGSAVGFFDEDGNPLSGALEREAEGEDRTTRTRTHDFGGILQLSHSGSIMGRVNRLTVGFAFDRHESHFNQREAESELVPDGNSVGTEREEPFETEVNVGTRQDNAGVYITNTFDITERLALTLSGRYQHVDIRLRDRTGENDDLNGHHTFERFSPAVGLTFQALKNATLFFSYSEGFRAPTPAELTCADENDPCNLPNAFVADPPLNKVVARTYEFGTRGSLPIGNGLRWNAGFFRTDLSNDILFTVVETGGAGFFRNVDATRRQGVEVGLQGRWQRLRYFGSYAYVDATYQSDVTLASVTESDGVRVKDGDQIPGIPKHNAKIGAEYALLDNLWIGGNVIAVSGNYLRGDDGNNQSKTDAYAILNLHARYVPIKNLEIWTRIDNVTDTHYETAGALNFNAFSNPIAVERFVAPGSPVAGWVGVKLRF; encoded by the coding sequence ATGTATGGGACACACACGGGGCGTCCTTCTGGAGGTAATGCTATGCGGGGAACTCTAGCACTGGCAGTCGGATTGGTGGGCGGGTTGATCATCGGGTATTCGGCTGACACGGCGTGGGCGCAAGAACCCGAAGTTCCGCAGGAGGCGAGCCCCCTCGAGGCGTTTGAGCTCCCGGCGGTGGAGGTGATCGAACATACCCCTGTGCCGGCTCTCGGCATTCCCATCGAGAAATACCCGGGGAACGTTCAGGAGATGGCGTCTGAAGAGGTCGAGAGTCAGAACCCCCCCGATCTCTCGGATATGCTCTACCGGAATCTCGGCTCGGTCAATATCAACGCCGCTCAGAACAACCCCTGGCAGAACGATGTGACCTTCCGCGGTTTTCTCGCCTCGCCCCTGACCGGCAGCCCCATCGGTCTGTCCGTGTATATGGACGGTATGCGCTTCAACGACGGATTCGGGGAAACCGTCAACTGGGACCTCATTCCCCAGTCCGCCATCGCGGAAATCGATCTGATTCCCGGTTCCAATCCGGTCTTCGGCTTGAATACCCTCGGTGGCGCCCTCAACATCCGCACCAAGCGCGGATTCGATTTTCAGGGTACGGAAATCGAAGCGTCCGGAGGATCTTTCGGGCGCTGGGCGGTGGAGGCAGAGCACGGCGTTGCGCACGGTCCGTTCGACTTGTATCTGACATTCAACGCACTGGACGAACACGGCTGGCGCGAGCACTCGCCGAGTGACTTACGGCAGTTATTCAGCAGAATCGGGTATAAAACGGAGCGCACTGATCTCAACCTGAACTACATCTGGGCCGACAATGATCTTATCGGCAACGGCTTGGTCCCGGAGAGTACACTGGCGCGAGACCGCGATGCCGTCCACACATTTCCCGATCGGACCGAAAATCGTATGCACCTGCTCAACCTGCGCGGCAGTCGCCGGATTACGGATGCCCTGCTGCTCTCGGGGAACGGGTTCTATCGCTATTACAAGCGCAAGACCCTGAATGGGGATGCCGAGGTCGGCTGTATGGACGACGCGACCGGCGAGGGGGTCTTCGACGCCGGCGGCCGTCCGCTGCATCTGGGGCTGTGCGCCGGCTCAGCCGTCGGATTCTTTGACGAGGACGGCAATCCGCTGAGCGGAGCACTGGAGCGCGAAGCCGAGGGTGAGGACCGTACGACGAGAACCCGCACCCATGACTTTGGCGGAATACTCCAGCTTTCGCATAGCGGTTCCATCATGGGCCGCGTCAACCGGCTGACTGTCGGATTCGCCTTCGATCGACACGAAAGCCATTTCAACCAGCGCGAGGCCGAATCGGAACTGGTGCCGGATGGCAACAGCGTGGGCACGGAACGCGAGGAACCCTTTGAGACGGAGGTGAACGTCGGCACCCGGCAGGATAATGCCGGTGTCTACATTACCAATACCTTCGACATCACCGAGCGACTGGCGCTGACGCTGTCGGGGCGATATCAACATGTGGACATTCGCCTACGCGACCGGACGGGCGAGAACGACGATCTCAACGGCCACCATACATTCGAGCGCTTCAGTCCCGCCGTTGGATTGACGTTTCAAGCGCTGAAAAACGCCACGCTCTTCTTTTCCTACAGCGAGGGCTTTCGCGCCCCTACTCCGGCGGAACTTACCTGCGCCGATGAGAATGATCCGTGCAATCTGCCGAATGCGTTTGTTGCCGATCCGCCGCTCAACAAGGTCGTTGCCCGCACGTACGAGTTCGGCACGCGCGGCAGTCTGCCGATCGGAAATGGGTTGCGGTGGAACGCCGGCTTCTTCCGCACCGACTTGAGCAACGACATCCTGTTTACCGTCGTTGAAACCGGTGGGGCCGGCTTTTTCCGGAACGTTGACGCGACACGCCGCCAGGGAGTCGAGGTCGGCCTGCAGGGCAGGTGGCAGCGACTGAGATACTTTGGGAGCTACGCGTATGTTGATGCCACCTACCAAAGCGACGTGACGCTCGCGAGCGTCACGGAATCAGACGGCGTGAGGGTCAAGGACGGCGATCAGATTCCCGGCATCCCCAAGCACAATGCCAAGATTGGCGCAGAGTACGCCCTGCTGGACAATCTCTGGATCGGCGGCAACGTGATCGCCGTGTCCGGCAACTATCTCCGCGGCGACGACGGCAACAACCAAAGCAAGACGGATGCCTACGCGATACTGAATCTTCATGCCCGCTACGTGCCGATCAAGAACCTGGAGATCTGGACGCGCATCGACAACGTCACCGATACCCACTACGAGACGGCGGGCGCGCTCAATTTTAACGCCTTCAGCAATCCCATCGCCGTTGAGCGGTTCGTCGCCCCGGGATCGCCCGTAGCCGGCTGGGTCGGTGTCAAGTTGCGCTTTTGA
- a CDS encoding mRNA interferase MazF2, producing MVISQGDVWWADLPEPSGSGPGFRRPIVVIQGDSLNRSRIGTVVCIPLTSNLKWAAAPGNVTLAPRATGLTRESVANVSQIVTVDKAHLTERVGKLPAVQLRLILAGIDIVLGR from the coding sequence GTGGTGATCTCACAGGGAGATGTGTGGTGGGCTGATCTGCCGGAGCCCAGCGGATCCGGTCCCGGGTTCCGGCGCCCTATCGTTGTCATCCAGGGTGACAGTCTGAACCGTAGCCGAATCGGTACGGTGGTGTGCATCCCGTTGACCAGCAATCTCAAGTGGGCGGCGGCGCCGGGGAACGTGACCCTCGCGCCCCGCGCCACGGGGCTCACCAGAGAGTCGGTCGCCAATGTGTCGCAGATCGTCACTGTGGATAAGGCGCACCTCACGGAGCGGGTCGGCAAGCTTCCGGCTGTACAGCTAAGACTCATCCTCGCCGGGATCGACATCGTACTCGGCAGGTAG
- a CDS encoding VapC toxin family PIN domain ribonuclease, with protein sequence MSRAVLDASALLALLNQEVGAEKVAPFLADAAISTVNLAEVVTRLALAGMPESAIREVLNVLPLETVLFDVEQSIEVGLLAPATRPSGLSLGDRVCLVLARRLDATAVTADQAWADIDAGVSVKLIR encoded by the coding sequence GTGAGTAGGGCTGTCCTGGATGCCTCGGCGCTCCTTGCCCTCCTGAATCAGGAGGTGGGGGCGGAGAAGGTTGCCCCGTTTTTAGCAGATGCTGCAATCTCAACGGTCAACCTGGCTGAGGTCGTCACACGCCTGGCTCTTGCCGGAATGCCGGAATCCGCCATTCGGGAGGTCCTGAACGTCCTGCCGCTGGAAACCGTCCTGTTCGATGTCGAGCAGAGCATCGAGGTGGGACTCCTCGCGCCGGCGACCCGACCCTCAGGGTTGTCCCTGGGCGATCGGGTCTGCCTGGTTCTCGCCCGTCGTCTCGACGCCACCGCCGTTACGGCGGACCAGGCGTGGGCAGACATCGACGCCGGGGTATCCGTCAAACTGATTCGCTGA
- a CDS encoding AbrB family transcriptional regulator, giving the protein MTVKLKDSPRDGVVTRIGRGARVVIPASFRKALTLRPGDPVVIRIEEATLRLIPLRQAIAEAQRRVRRHIPADAALVDTLLRERRKEAQRE; this is encoded by the coding sequence ATGACAGTCAAGTTGAAAGACAGCCCACGCGACGGGGTGGTAACCAGAATAGGTCGAGGGGCAAGGGTCGTCATCCCGGCCTCGTTCCGCAAGGCACTTACCCTCAGACCGGGCGATCCTGTAGTCATCAGGATCGAAGAGGCGACGTTGCGCCTGATCCCGCTCCGACAAGCCATTGCTGAGGCCCAACGCCGCGTTCGCCGTCATATTCCGGCAGACGCCGCCCTGGTCGATACGCTGCTGCGGGAGCGTCGGAAAGAGGCGCAGCGTGAGTAG
- a CDS encoding Uma2 family endonuclease, translating to MTVQVKFTYDDYLLFPDDGRRHELIDGEHYMTPAPSTTHQRLVVRLSIALGTFLNRQKAGQIFVAPTDVVLSDLDVVQPDLIFVSSARASIITAKNIQGTPDLLIEILSETTRKTDEIIKRKLYERYGVQEYWIVDPELETVKIYRITPQGYSRTAELSREATDTLSTPLLPGLRIVLVELFEQ from the coding sequence GTGACCGTACAAGTCAAATTCACCTATGACGATTACCTGCTGTTCCCCGACGACGGCCGACGCCACGAGCTGATCGATGGAGAGCACTATATGACACCCGCGCCGTCAACGACACATCAGAGATTGGTGGTACGCCTTTCGATTGCCCTCGGGACTTTCCTGAATCGACAGAAGGCTGGGCAGATTTTTGTCGCCCCCACCGATGTCGTCCTCTCCGACCTCGATGTCGTCCAACCGGATCTCATCTTTGTCTCATCGGCTCGGGCCTCGATTATTACTGCAAAGAACATCCAAGGCACACCCGACCTCCTCATCGAAATCCTCTCCGAGACCACCCGTAAGACCGATGAGATCATCAAGCGGAAACTCTACGAGCGGTACGGCGTACAGGAGTACTGGATCGTCGACCCGGAGCTGGAGACGGTGAAGATCTATCGCATAACCCCTCAGGGCTACAGCCGCACCGCCGAGCTAAGCCGTGAGGCGACCGACACCCTCAGTACACCCCTCCTGCCGGGATTGAGGATTGTACTGGTCGAGTTGTTCGAGCAGTAA